A section of the Bacillus sp. HSf4 genome encodes:
- a CDS encoding VOC family protein gives MKFADFSAVQVRMARPTDRMSAVIDFYEKGLGLERLGEFSGHAGYDGVMFGLPNEKYHLEFTSHVSGSPCPAPTKDNLLVFYMPDSHEIKAILQRLAAMGYQEVPPENPYWKDKGVTVEDPDGWRIVLMNTEGI, from the coding sequence ATGAAGTTTGCCGATTTTTCCGCTGTGCAGGTCAGAATGGCACGGCCGACAGACCGCATGAGTGCAGTCATCGATTTTTATGAAAAAGGGCTGGGATTAGAAAGGCTTGGCGAATTTTCCGGACATGCCGGTTATGACGGTGTGATGTTCGGCCTGCCGAATGAAAAATACCATCTGGAGTTCACTTCCCATGTCAGCGGAAGCCCCTGCCCCGCACCGACAAAAGACAATTTGCTCGTGTTTTACATGCCTGATTCGCATGAAATCAAGGCCATTTTGCAGAGGCTCGCTGCTATGGGATATCAAGAAGTGCCGCCGGAAAATCCATATTGGAAAGACAAAGGCGTGACAGTCGAAGATCCTGATGGATGGCGAATCGTCCTGATGAATACCGAAGGCATCTAA
- a CDS encoding amino acid permease, with protein sequence MKEKKLGSVLLSGLMTGPILGSGIILLPPMIHQIAGDYAIFAWLLMMGIGFLFAWVFARLSVEHPNDAGVAYAAEKAFGPRIKKVAVFYFIMAASFGPAAVLMTASEYIHSLAGDVSIPAAGYGFLFFIICMIVLCFNLSFVGMVSFIFSTAAALVLFGSSVASVPHFREGPLVEGTFQFADFGWGLLLLFWALVGWEIVGNYSMEVKDRKKTIPRAVMISCLTVTVIYLVTAAAVQWIDPERFESGQLKLVIMLTPLFGSFALPVIAVLTAVLCMSAYFQVAGGVARLIASQAGGFFAYRSKSNQPLAALGLIFCIHTMVFVCLFFHILNVEALVAIANAFFICHSLCGLAAAYKLLSGLVYQMVCLFLTACFLLLLLFSSPWVLLFIFLMTAFFVLNKARVFSWKKVKSPFKSY encoded by the coding sequence ATGAAAGAAAAAAAGCTTGGGTCCGTGTTGCTAAGCGGTTTAATGACAGGGCCTATTTTAGGATCGGGGATTATTTTATTGCCGCCGATGATTCATCAGATAGCGGGGGATTACGCGATTTTTGCGTGGCTGCTGATGATGGGCATCGGCTTTTTATTTGCCTGGGTCTTTGCCAGGTTAAGCGTTGAGCATCCGAATGATGCGGGGGTCGCCTATGCGGCTGAAAAAGCGTTCGGTCCCCGGATCAAAAAGGTTGCTGTCTTTTATTTTATCATGGCTGCCAGCTTCGGACCCGCCGCAGTGTTAATGACGGCAAGCGAATATATTCATTCGCTTGCAGGCGATGTTTCGATCCCCGCCGCAGGATATGGTTTTTTGTTTTTCATCATTTGCATGATTGTCCTGTGCTTTAATCTTTCGTTTGTCGGGATGGTTTCCTTCATCTTTTCCACGGCGGCTGCGCTCGTCTTGTTTGGGAGCAGTGTGGCATCCGTTCCTCATTTCAGGGAGGGGCCGCTCGTGGAAGGGACATTTCAGTTTGCCGATTTTGGCTGGGGGTTGCTTTTGCTGTTTTGGGCGTTGGTCGGCTGGGAAATCGTCGGCAATTACAGCATGGAGGTGAAAGACCGGAAGAAAACCATTCCCCGGGCCGTCATGATCAGCTGTCTCACGGTAACCGTGATTTACCTGGTGACAGCCGCGGCTGTTCAATGGATTGATCCTGAGCGCTTTGAAAGCGGACAGTTGAAGCTTGTGATCATGCTGACACCGCTGTTCGGTTCTTTTGCATTGCCGGTGATTGCGGTCCTGACTGCTGTCCTGTGTATGAGCGCTTATTTTCAGGTTGCGGGCGGAGTTGCCAGGCTTATAGCTTCGCAAGCCGGCGGGTTTTTTGCGTACCGGTCAAAGAGCAATCAGCCGCTTGCAGCTTTAGGATTGATATTCTGCATCCATACGATGGTTTTTGTCTGTTTGTTTTTTCACATTCTGAATGTTGAGGCCCTGGTTGCGATTGCAAACGCCTTTTTCATCTGCCATTCGCTGTGCGGTCTGGCCGCTGCTTATAAGCTGCTATCCGGCCTTGTTTACCAAATGGTTTGCCTTTTTTTAACGGCATGTTTTTTACTGCTTCTCCTTTTTTCATCACCATGGGTATTGTTGTTTATCTTTCTTATGACCGCCTTTTTTGTTTTGAACAAGGCTCGCGTTTTCAGCTGGAAAAAGGTAAAAAGCCCTTTCAAATCGTATTAA
- a CDS encoding LysR family transcriptional regulator — translation MEIRHLKTFKTIVEIGGYTRAADYLGYAQSTVTSHIQAIEQEIRKPLFYRLGKKMLLTEAGKHLLPYAAEMIELYEKARHIPENDQEPSGNLTIGASESLTVYRLPAILHEFTSQYPQVTVTLKSSTCWQLRDELKQGKIDIAFLLDKERKEDDLQIESLVAEPMVFVFPKGHPSGETAFDDLAFSANETFLYTEHGCSYRDFFEEYLQKQGVITDHTMEFWSVEAIKQCVMCGLGVSLLPLITTRTDISEGKLQGTMVRDALFSTQMAYHKNKWLSPAMTAFLEIVRRQAKEWAQELAEV, via the coding sequence ATGGAAATCCGGCATCTGAAAACGTTCAAAACCATTGTGGAAATCGGAGGCTATACAAGAGCGGCCGATTATTTGGGCTATGCGCAATCAACCGTGACATCACACATTCAGGCGATCGAACAGGAAATCAGAAAGCCGTTGTTCTACCGGCTGGGGAAAAAAATGCTCTTGACAGAAGCGGGGAAACACCTTCTCCCTTATGCGGCGGAAATGATAGAGCTTTATGAAAAAGCGAGGCACATTCCCGAAAATGACCAGGAACCGTCGGGAAACTTAACCATCGGGGCTTCCGAGTCTTTAACCGTTTACAGATTGCCTGCGATTCTTCATGAATTTACAAGCCAATATCCGCAGGTGACGGTGACATTAAAGTCCTCAACATGCTGGCAGCTGAGGGATGAGCTGAAACAGGGTAAAATTGACATCGCTTTTCTATTGGATAAGGAGCGCAAAGAGGATGACCTTCAGATCGAAAGTCTTGTCGCAGAGCCGATGGTGTTCGTGTTTCCAAAGGGACATCCATCCGGTGAGACAGCCTTTGACGACCTGGCTTTTTCCGCGAATGAAACGTTCTTATACACGGAACACGGCTGCAGCTACAGGGACTTTTTTGAGGAATACTTGCAAAAACAAGGCGTCATAACCGATCATACGATGGAGTTTTGGAGTGTAGAGGCGATAAAACAATGCGTGATGTGCGGTTTAGGCGTCTCTCTCCTGCCATTGATCACGACGAGGACTGACATCAGCGAAGGGAAGCTTCAGGGCACAATGGTCCGCGACGCCCTTTTTTCTACACAAATGGCTTATCATAAAAACAAATGGCTGTCGCCTGCCATGACGGCTTTCCTCGAAATTGTCCGCAGGCAGGCCAAAGAATGGGCGCAAGAGTTGGCAGAAGTTTAG
- a CDS encoding dienelactone hydrolase family protein produces the protein MRKHLFKLLGDLPEKRDIQASTLRIEEKESFMVETLLLDLNGMEPVPAYFAKPKHAKGPLPAVLYCHSHGGRYERGKKELLEGAEYLASPPYAEELTSLGFSALAIDHWAFGDRRGKTESETFKEMLWTGRVMWGMMVYDSLRALDYLEARDDSDSSRMATLGMSMGGVMAWWTAALDERVSVCVDMCGQVDSETLLKTQNLDRHNLYFYVPGLVKHFSTAQIESLIAPRPHLSLVGTADKLTPVTGIDIIEEKLSSVYKEKNAGERYEVFRSHSGHIETAVMRQKALAFLKTWL, from the coding sequence ATGCGCAAACACCTTTTCAAATTGCTCGGCGATTTGCCGGAAAAAAGGGACATTCAAGCCAGCACCCTTAGGATTGAAGAAAAGGAATCATTCATGGTTGAAACGCTTTTGCTTGACTTAAACGGGATGGAACCGGTTCCGGCTTATTTTGCAAAGCCGAAGCATGCGAAGGGCCCGCTTCCAGCCGTGCTTTATTGCCATTCCCACGGCGGGCGTTATGAGAGAGGAAAAAAAGAGCTTCTTGAAGGTGCGGAATATTTAGCGTCGCCGCCATATGCCGAGGAGCTCACATCCCTTGGGTTCTCAGCGCTTGCCATCGATCATTGGGCGTTCGGAGACAGGCGCGGGAAAACGGAAAGCGAGACGTTTAAAGAAATGCTGTGGACAGGCCGGGTGATGTGGGGAATGATGGTGTACGACAGCCTGAGGGCTCTCGACTATCTAGAAGCCAGGGATGATTCGGACAGCAGCCGGATGGCAACGCTTGGAATGTCAATGGGGGGAGTGATGGCCTGGTGGACGGCGGCATTGGATGAACGGGTCAGCGTATGCGTTGATATGTGCGGCCAAGTCGACAGTGAAACACTGCTCAAAACGCAAAACCTGGACCGCCACAATCTGTATTTTTACGTTCCGGGGCTCGTCAAGCACTTCTCCACTGCCCAAATCGAAAGTCTGATCGCACCAAGGCCGCATCTGAGCCTCGTCGGGACAGCGGACAAACTGACGCCTGTCACAGGAATAGACATCATTGAGGAAAAGCTTTCTTCTGTGTATAAAGAAAAAAACGCGGGCGAACGCTATGAAGTGTTCCGCTCTCATTCCGGCCACATTGAAACGGCTGTGATGAGGCAGAAAGCGCTTGCCTTTTTAAAAACGTGGCTCTGA